A part of Myxococcales bacterium genomic DNA contains:
- a CDS encoding uracil-DNA glycosylase yields MSEFNEELFRLVSSLKCRLELLGESGMTYLPKSEENIEKMPYSTSDNNDCLEALKIKLSNCEKCKLYQTRTNVVFGTGNRHAKLIFVGEAPGRDEDLSGEPFVGRAGQLLTKMIEAMGLKREDVYICNVVKCRPPKNRDPEIDEIAACEPFLKQQLSLIKPQIIVGLGRYACQTLLQTKVAMSKIRGEWHEYEGIDFMPTFHPAYLLRNPPAKKEVWQDLQQVMAKISSQQS; encoded by the coding sequence ATGAGCGAATTTAATGAAGAGTTATTCCGTTTAGTAAGTAGTCTTAAATGTCGCCTTGAATTGTTAGGAGAAAGTGGTATGACATATTTGCCAAAATCAGAGGAAAACATAGAAAAAATGCCTTATTCGACAAGTGATAATAATGATTGCTTAGAAGCTTTAAAGATAAAACTTAGTAATTGCGAAAAATGTAAGCTTTATCAAACACGAACAAATGTGGTATTTGGGACGGGAAATAGACATGCAAAACTTATATTTGTAGGCGAAGCTCCAGGGCGTGATGAGGACCTTTCAGGAGAGCCATTTGTTGGTAGAGCTGGGCAATTGTTAACCAAAATGATTGAGGCAATGGGTTTAAAAAGAGAAGATGTTTATATTTGCAACGTTGTCAAATGCAGGCCACCAAAAAATCGCGACCCAGAAATAGATGAAATCGCTGCTTGCGAGCCTTTCTTAAAACAACAGCTTTCTTTGATCAAACCTCAAATTATTGTTGGGCTTGGACGTTACGCCTGCCAAACTTTGTTGCAGACCAAGGTAGCAATGTCTAAAATTCGAGGTGAGTGGCATGAATATGAGGGGATAGACTTTATGCCGACTTTCCATCCAGCCTATTTGTTAAGAAATCCTCCGGCCAAAAAAGAAGTGTGGCAAGATTTGCAACAGGTTATGGCTAAAATAAGCTCACAGCAAAGTTAG